A region from the Aphis gossypii isolate Hap1 chromosome 1, ASM2018417v2, whole genome shotgun sequence genome encodes:
- the LOC114129690 gene encoding elongation of very long chain fatty acids protein AAEL008004-like, whose protein sequence is MASVLVNMAIDRYVNLVDSISDPRVNDWPLMDSPFPTLIMVITYLYIVTYLGPKVMANRKPFKLNNILVWYNAGQVIFSLVMLWEHLMSGWLLDYSYKCQPVDYSHNPTALRMANLCWWYYISKLTEFVDTAFFVLRKKDNQISLLHLYHHSLTPIETWICVKFIAGGHGTFSNLVNNMVHVIMYFYYMMSAMGPQYQKYLWWKKHLTTIQLLQFTLVFFHSAQVLFFDCGYPKLVAALLLVHSTIFFVLFFDFYQQAYKKNKLLQFKSQ, encoded by the exons ATGGCGTCGGTTCTGGTGAACATGGCCATCGACAGATACGTAAACCTTGTGGACTCCATAAgcg aCCCCCGAGTGAACGACTGGCCATTGATGGACAGCCCGTTCCCAACACTTATCATGGTCATCACATACTTATATATCGTCACATACCTGGGGCCTAAAGTAATGGCCAACCGAAAACCCTTCAAACTGAACAATATACTAGTGTGGTACAATGCTGGTCAAGTCATCTTCAGTCTCGTCATGCTGTGGGAG caTCTGATGAGTGGATGGTTGTTGGACTACAGCTACAAATGTCAACCGGTCGACTATTCACACAATCCTACAGCACTGagg ATGGCTAACTTGTGTTGGTGGTACTACATATCCAAATTAACAGAATTTGTTGACAcg GCATTTTTCGTATTGAGAAAAAAGGACAACCAAATCAGCTTACTCCATCTGTACCACCATTCGCTGACACCGATCGAAACATGGATTTGCGTCAAATTCATTGCcg gtggCCATGGAACGTTTTCAAACTTGGTGAATAACATGGTACACGTAATAATGTACTTTTACTATATGATGTCCGCAATGGGACCTCAATATCAAAAGTACCTCTGGTGGAAGAAGCATTTGACTACCATCCAATTG CTTCAATTCACATTAGTGTTTTTCCATTCGGCCCAAGTGCTATTTTTTGACTGCGGATATCCAAAATTAGTGGCCGCCCTCCTTTTGGTCCACTCGACCATTTTCTTCGTTCTCTTTTTCGACTTCTATCAACAGGCTTATAAAAAGAACAAGCTCCTCCAATTCAAATCACAATAA